In Chitinophaga nivalis, a single genomic region encodes these proteins:
- a CDS encoding lysine N(6)-hydroxylase/L-ornithine N(5)-oxygenase family protein, whose amino-acid sequence MDNKIYDFAAVGAGPFNIGLACLTAPIEGLEGIFLDKRSGFNWHPGMLLQDTTLQVPFLADLVTLADPTSPFSFLNYLKEQGRIYSFYIRENFKLLRNEYNYYCQWAIQKLPNIHFNTRVDDIRYDEAAGYFSVHSTDTITGTTTRIKARKIVLGTGTVPNMPACCKDYLGKAIHSSAYLHNKKELQAKDAITIVGSGQSAAEIYYDLLQDIDTHGYALHWITRSPRFYPLEYSKLTLEMTSPEYVDYFYSLPQAKRDHLIHQQKHLYKGINNELISAIFDLLYAKRLQHDIRVSLRTNAALQEVSYQAATDRFRLVFFQEEQEQHYEHTTNGLVLATGYTYRIPEFLQGIREYIDLDEQGRFKVSRYYTIDKTADKIFVQNAELHTHGFVTPDLGMGCYRNAWIIKALTGKEIYPIEQRIAFQQFATSGEELIVSPAPAQL is encoded by the coding sequence ATGGATAACAAAATTTACGATTTTGCTGCCGTTGGCGCAGGCCCGTTTAATATTGGGCTCGCCTGTCTTACCGCTCCCATCGAAGGTTTAGAAGGTATCTTCCTGGACAAAAGATCCGGATTCAACTGGCACCCCGGCATGTTACTGCAGGATACCACTTTACAGGTACCCTTCCTCGCAGACCTGGTCACCCTCGCCGACCCCACCAGCCCTTTCAGCTTTCTTAACTACCTGAAAGAACAAGGACGTATTTATTCCTTTTACATCCGCGAAAATTTCAAGCTGCTGAGAAATGAATACAACTACTACTGTCAGTGGGCGATTCAAAAACTACCTAACATCCACTTCAATACCCGGGTAGATGATATCCGGTATGATGAAGCTGCCGGATACTTTTCAGTGCATAGTACGGATACGATAACAGGAACGACTACACGCATAAAAGCCCGTAAAATTGTATTAGGAACCGGCACGGTTCCCAATATGCCCGCATGTTGTAAAGACTACCTCGGCAAAGCCATTCATTCCTCCGCGTATCTCCACAACAAAAAGGAACTGCAGGCCAAAGACGCCATCACCATCGTAGGCAGCGGACAAAGTGCTGCGGAGATCTACTATGACCTGTTACAGGACATAGATACCCACGGCTATGCCCTGCACTGGATCACCCGTTCGCCCCGGTTTTACCCGCTGGAATACAGTAAGCTCACCCTGGAAATGACCTCTCCGGAATATGTGGATTATTTCTACAGCCTTCCACAGGCCAAACGGGACCACCTGATTCACCAGCAGAAACACCTGTATAAAGGCATCAACAATGAGCTGATCAGTGCCATATTCGATCTCCTGTATGCCAAACGGCTACAACACGATATCCGGGTATCCCTGCGTACCAATGCGGCGTTGCAAGAGGTCAGCTATCAGGCAGCAACCGACCGGTTTCGCCTCGTGTTTTTCCAGGAAGAACAGGAGCAACATTATGAGCATACTACCAACGGGCTGGTACTGGCCACAGGTTATACCTATCGTATCCCCGAATTTCTGCAGGGAATCAGGGAATACATTGACCTGGATGAACAAGGCCGCTTTAAGGTGAGCCGCTACTATACCATCGATAAAACTGCCGATAAAATATTTGTACAGAATGCAGAACTGCATACTCATGGTTTTGTAACACCCGATCTGGGCATGGGTTGTTACCGCAATGCCTGGATCATCAAAGCCCTCACCGGCAAAGAGATCTACCCGATTGAACAGCGGATTGCCTTCCAGCAGTTTGCTACCTCCGGCGAAGAACTGATTGTATCACCCGCACCAGCACAGTTGTAA
- a CDS encoding MFS transporter — MHLRFFLISMTLLAVVSDYLLHPFYPHFFASRFGVTDPREVGIYFSAICGTVMLAFPLWAMVSKRLPELDILVYTQTIAGILAVSCYFITDYPLFWVVSLLIIVFKGSYLLVYPFILRITPKPQHTGIIGLLSVIIHFGSVLGAILGGVIMEFMPAAGIYLAMAAGDFIQAGMSYYLLKKNPPELLTSPTPATQASVSLIPSGLILKLGIITGILYLADFIIRPFFVRYWEYVAGTHSKILSGAVYAIPAAVALTALWINSRRKAPATPWHGILPALLTGLIGLSLQQAPHPVTVLLGRCIYGWAFFQVAVRFDVLLFHVSDPAFYAIEYSKIHFFQNLGVLTASTAAGILVENYQLNTPFLAAFSGYTLVTILFYLVFRYQTAGKTAVPQMKSS; from the coding sequence ATGCATCTACGGTTTTTTCTCATTTCCATGACCTTGCTCGCGGTAGTCAGTGATTATCTGCTGCACCCTTTTTATCCGCACTTCTTCGCATCCCGGTTTGGTGTTACAGATCCGCGCGAAGTAGGTATTTATTTCAGCGCTATCTGTGGCACTGTGATGCTGGCATTTCCGTTGTGGGCGATGGTATCCAAGCGGTTGCCGGAACTGGATATTCTCGTGTATACACAAACCATCGCCGGTATCCTGGCGGTGAGTTGTTATTTCATTACAGACTACCCCTTATTCTGGGTAGTATCTTTACTCATCATTGTTTTTAAAGGGAGCTACCTGCTGGTATATCCTTTTATCCTGCGCATTACACCCAAGCCACAGCACACAGGTATCATCGGGTTGTTATCCGTGATCATTCATTTCGGCAGTGTGCTGGGTGCCATACTGGGAGGCGTTATCATGGAGTTTATGCCGGCTGCCGGTATCTATCTCGCTATGGCCGCCGGAGATTTTATACAGGCGGGCATGAGTTATTACCTGCTGAAAAAAAATCCACCGGAGCTGCTGACATCACCAACACCGGCTACGCAGGCATCGGTGTCCCTGATTCCTTCCGGTCTCATTTTAAAACTGGGCATCATCACGGGTATATTATATCTCGCGGATTTTATTATCCGCCCCTTTTTTGTGCGCTATTGGGAATATGTAGCCGGTACCCACAGCAAGATACTTTCCGGCGCCGTATATGCCATCCCGGCGGCAGTGGCGCTCACCGCGCTGTGGATCAATAGCCGCCGGAAGGCGCCGGCTACACCCTGGCATGGTATACTGCCGGCATTACTCACCGGACTTATCGGCCTTTCGCTGCAACAGGCGCCCCACCCTGTTACGGTATTACTGGGACGCTGTATCTATGGCTGGGCCTTTTTCCAGGTGGCCGTACGATTCGATGTACTGCTCTTTCATGTAAGCGATCCGGCTTTCTATGCCATCGAATACAGCAAGATTCACTTTTTCCAGAACCTGGGTGTATTGACGGCATCCACCGCGGCGGGCATACTGGTAGAAAACTACCAGCTCAACACGCCATTCCTGGCAGCTTTCAGCGGATATACCCTCGTCACCATCCTGTTCTACCTGGTATTCAGGTACCAGACTGCCGGAAAAACAGCTGTCCCGCAAATGAAATCATCCTAA
- a CDS encoding taurine catabolism dioxygenase TauD, giving the protein MKNQTATLPHPDTPSGLSVPEDQPPLAPLIVDVTARESAAIQHMSERLLKEFSSYEHPDFIAELHLYASQLLPERIARILSHFGTDFSASQYGAIVFRGLISVDQDALGPTPPSWKEMDYSKVNLYGFICSLLHGAVPSKPVQYYAQRKGGGLLHAVIPDEQMSYSQTGSGSRSDLFVHTEDAFLFNQADFLSFLYLRNEERVASTLYSIRSHGTTNDIMQPLFRPLYKCPKDANYDTTAAQGEEIATAILYGNEQLPFIRFDAAEQLYNEDAHQSPEAMEYLRQFWQSARELIYNDYIPSSGDLVFVNNHLCAHGRNAFLAGMREENGQLVACPRRMMLRMMSKTSLIQIRAVTHPDDPYLVMEEHYGSLFKEK; this is encoded by the coding sequence ATGAAAAATCAAACCGCTACTTTACCGCACCCCGACACGCCATCCGGCTTGTCTGTTCCCGAAGATCAGCCCCCATTGGCACCGCTGATTGTTGACGTTACCGCCCGGGAGAGCGCTGCCATACAACATATGAGCGAACGGCTGCTCAAAGAATTCAGCAGCTATGAACATCCTGATTTCATCGCAGAACTGCACCTTTATGCCAGTCAGTTACTGCCCGAACGGATTGCCCGTATACTCAGCCACTTTGGTACCGACTTTTCCGCCAGCCAGTACGGCGCTATTGTTTTCCGTGGTCTTATATCCGTAGACCAGGATGCGCTGGGGCCTACGCCCCCCTCCTGGAAGGAGATGGACTACAGCAAAGTAAATCTGTATGGCTTCATATGCAGTCTGCTGCATGGCGCTGTACCTTCCAAACCGGTACAATATTATGCGCAGCGTAAAGGCGGAGGCCTGCTGCATGCCGTTATCCCGGATGAACAAATGAGTTATTCACAGACCGGCTCGGGTTCCCGCAGCGATCTGTTTGTACATACAGAAGATGCCTTCCTCTTCAATCAGGCAGACTTCCTTAGTTTTCTCTATTTACGCAATGAAGAAAGAGTAGCTTCCACCCTCTATTCCATCCGTTCGCACGGCACTACCAATGACATCATGCAGCCGTTGTTCCGCCCGCTCTACAAATGCCCTAAAGATGCCAATTATGATACTACCGCGGCACAGGGAGAAGAAATTGCAACCGCCATTCTCTACGGCAATGAACAACTCCCCTTCATCCGTTTTGATGCTGCAGAACAGCTTTACAATGAAGATGCCCATCAATCGCCGGAAGCCATGGAATACCTCCGGCAGTTCTGGCAATCGGCCCGGGAGCTGATCTACAATGATTATATCCCTTCCTCCGGCGACCTCGTATTTGTGAACAATCACCTATGTGCACATGGTAGAAACGCCTTTCTGGCCGGCATGCGGGAAGAAAACGGGCAACTCGTAGCCTGCCCCAGAAGAATGATGCTGCGTATGATGAGCAAAACCAGTCTTATTCAGATCCGCGCCGTAACACATCCGGATGATCCCTACCTGGTGATGGAAGAACATTACGGGAGTCTTTTTAAAGAGAAATAA
- a CDS encoding IucA/IucC family protein, which produces MPNGQQDFITAPMQVIAHLQPDIWAKANQLHVCKIISEFAHELLLFPQLLQEENEWGTYQLSPPQHPDILYIFRARLLPLQHWYIDKASLRKQVAGKSAPLDSILFITEFTSELGISEEQLPGYLEEITSTLNGSAYTLSKPGLTARELAQADYQTFEHAMSSGHPCFVANNGRIGFDSHDYFQYAPETDQVIQLIWLAGHKSRTAYSAVAELPYETLLAQELGPDTLAAFKQVLIGKGLQPDDYFFIPVHPWQWFNKLALICAPDIATHLLVCLGYTPDEYKVQQSIRTFYNISHPEKHYTKTALSILNMGFIRGLTPYYMDSTPPITTWIRQAVGGDPYIQQLGFTLLCEVATVGYHNFYYEPFGKQCAYNKMLAGLWRESPARVLQPGQQLMTMAALLHTDNQGNALLPALIAASGLDTTTWLQRYLHCYLTPLLHCFYVHDLVFMPHGENLILVMEKQVPVKAIMKDITEEIGVFRYNTDIPEKGRRICVEVPEELKILSLLTDVFDCFFRFLVQVLEEHAAYPAEQFWQLVADCIYAYQADHPQLSEKFERYDLFAPTFILSCLNRLQLRNNKQMVDLADPAGSLQLAGTLQNPITAFKRTTQPEQLLKSV; this is translated from the coding sequence ATGCCAAACGGACAACAGGACTTTATCACTGCTCCCATGCAGGTAATAGCACACTTACAACCCGATATCTGGGCCAAAGCCAATCAGCTGCATGTGTGCAAGATCATCAGTGAATTTGCACATGAGCTGTTATTATTTCCACAGCTGCTGCAGGAAGAAAATGAATGGGGTACCTACCAGCTATCGCCACCACAACATCCGGATATCCTGTATATATTCAGGGCCCGCCTGCTCCCGCTGCAACACTGGTACATAGACAAAGCATCTCTCCGCAAACAGGTGGCCGGCAAGTCCGCGCCACTGGATAGTATCCTGTTCATCACGGAATTTACATCCGAACTGGGTATCAGCGAAGAACAGCTGCCCGGCTATCTGGAAGAAATTACCAGCACCCTTAACGGCAGCGCCTATACGTTATCAAAACCAGGTCTTACCGCCCGGGAACTGGCGCAGGCAGACTATCAGACATTTGAGCATGCCATGAGCAGCGGCCACCCTTGTTTTGTTGCCAACAACGGCCGTATTGGTTTCGACAGCCATGACTATTTTCAATATGCGCCGGAAACAGATCAGGTCATTCAACTGATATGGCTGGCCGGCCACAAAAGCAGAACTGCCTATAGTGCCGTAGCCGAACTGCCTTATGAAACGCTGCTGGCACAGGAGCTGGGACCAGATACCCTGGCTGCTTTCAAGCAGGTACTGATCGGCAAAGGGCTGCAACCCGATGATTACTTTTTCATTCCCGTACATCCGTGGCAATGGTTTAATAAACTCGCGCTGATCTGTGCACCGGATATTGCCACGCACCTGCTGGTATGCCTGGGCTACACCCCGGACGAGTATAAAGTGCAACAGTCTATCCGCACTTTCTATAACATCAGTCATCCTGAAAAACACTATACCAAAACCGCGCTGTCGATTTTAAACATGGGCTTTATCCGCGGGCTCACTCCCTACTACATGGACAGTACCCCACCCATCACTACCTGGATCAGGCAAGCCGTTGGCGGCGACCCTTATATTCAGCAACTGGGTTTTACGTTGCTGTGTGAAGTAGCGACGGTAGGCTATCACAATTTCTACTACGAACCATTCGGCAAACAATGCGCCTATAATAAAATGCTGGCCGGCCTGTGGCGGGAAAGTCCTGCCCGTGTGCTGCAACCCGGACAACAACTGATGACGATGGCCGCGCTGTTGCATACCGACAATCAGGGCAACGCGCTGTTACCGGCATTGATAGCCGCATCCGGACTGGATACCACTACCTGGCTGCAACGGTATCTGCATTGTTATCTCACGCCCCTGTTACATTGTTTCTATGTGCATGACCTGGTGTTTATGCCGCATGGCGAAAACCTCATTCTCGTCATGGAAAAACAGGTACCTGTAAAAGCAATCATGAAAGATATCACGGAAGAAATCGGCGTGTTCCGTTATAATACCGACATCCCGGAGAAAGGACGGCGTATATGCGTAGAGGTGCCGGAAGAATTAAAAATCCTCTCTTTACTGACCGATGTATTTGATTGTTTCTTCCGCTTCCTGGTGCAGGTACTGGAAGAACATGCCGCCTATCCGGCTGAACAGTTCTGGCAACTGGTAGCAGATTGCATCTATGCTTATCAGGCAGATCATCCGCAGTTGTCGGAAAAATTTGAGCGGTATGATCTTTTTGCACCAACGTTTATTCTGTCTTGTCTCAACCGCCTGCAGCTGCGCAATAATAAACAAATGGTGGATCTCGCAGATCCGGCCGGCAGCCTGCAACTGGCAGGCACTTTGCAAAATCCCATTACTGCTTTTAAAAGAACCACCCAACCCGAACAGCTGCTGAAATCAGTATAG
- a CDS encoding sterol desaturase family protein: MLSNTLPLLLGKIQSVFGYIVLSMVVVEWVVLVISKKMESNREGWVNVLSYVLDTIPYFLLGKIVIFGTMVWMYDMRFFTLGYAWYIWIIAYLVYDFMFWLVHLLGHQVRFFWCIHGVHHTAEEMKLSVAVRGSFVGFLHIPLTIIWLPILGFDPFMLFIVEAIAKLYGLYEHVNDHADRFTGKLKWLETFFVTPSVHRVHHARNGVYLDRNYGETFSCWDRVFGTFQSELPDVYPKYGLLHSTINGKNIFQVQLYLWKDLWLDIARAPKWKDKLKYLIMPPGWNHIDGGKIAAEYRSEAWKAYHAAPKKTHPEKQIYTPDTVPEI, from the coding sequence ATGCTGAGCAATACACTGCCGTTATTATTAGGAAAGATACAGAGCGTGTTTGGATATATTGTACTGTCGATGGTGGTGGTAGAATGGGTGGTGCTGGTCATCTCCAAAAAAATGGAAAGTAACCGGGAAGGCTGGGTGAATGTGTTGTCGTATGTACTGGACACCATCCCCTATTTCCTACTGGGTAAAATAGTGATTTTCGGCACCATGGTGTGGATGTATGATATGCGTTTCTTCACGCTGGGATATGCCTGGTACATCTGGATAATAGCCTATCTGGTCTATGACTTTATGTTCTGGCTCGTACACCTTCTCGGACATCAGGTGCGGTTTTTCTGGTGTATACATGGTGTGCATCATACCGCAGAGGAGATGAAACTGAGTGTAGCCGTACGGGGTTCCTTTGTGGGCTTCCTGCATATTCCGCTGACGATCATCTGGCTGCCGATACTGGGATTTGATCCGTTCATGCTTTTTATTGTAGAAGCGATTGCCAAACTATACGGCTTGTATGAACATGTAAACGATCATGCCGATCGTTTCACGGGCAAATTAAAGTGGCTGGAAACCTTCTTCGTGACTCCTTCTGTGCATCGCGTACATCATGCCCGCAACGGCGTGTACCTGGACAGAAATTACGGAGAAACCTTTTCCTGCTGGGACCGGGTATTCGGCACCTTCCAGTCGGAGCTACCGGATGTCTATCCCAAATATGGGTTGCTCCACAGTACCATCAACGGGAAAAACATCTTCCAGGTGCAACTGTATCTGTGGAAAGATCTGTGGCTGGATATAGCCCGTGCCCCCAAATGGAAAGACAAACTGAAATACCTCATTATGCCACCTGGCTGGAATCATATCGACGGTGGAAAAATAGCAGCAGAATATAGATCTGAAGCCTGGAAAGCCTATCATGCAGCACCCAAAAAAACACATCCCGAAAAGCAAATCTATACACCAGATACAGTACCAGAAATCTGA
- a CDS encoding DUF4374 domain-containing protein gives MMTRKKQFSQLFMSLCILGVAGFNMGCSKDKSPAPDNGGGNGNGDGTKSSFVFVVYTDGSGGEAGRYIVPIGDVTKGTLSTKGVGVETEAYSFIRQNNKLFGIVYAAQGPTTPYRLNKDGKLEQAGNAINTEFTGIYGTVNKDAYVGGSVARSKDNPVATLYRFDAISNQVADRSAVDLMKITANGEMAVWTGLSQVDNKLFVPFYCTTGADGETTKYVDSTWIAVFSYPQMVFQKVIRDGRTGSIGNWFGMQGVQHTEDGDVYAWSTAGGSGKLRSTKPSAIVRIKKGTETFDQSYFFDIEKATGTKLARGEYIANGKFLMTLYATNEIGGVSGGRVKLAIVDVLNKTVNYVSGVPEHNQMSYNMKVYVEADKKTAYYVMKEDDGKLYLYVIDVATGKGSKGLYFQGIADVTSITKLDY, from the coding sequence ATGATGACCAGGAAAAAACAATTCAGTCAATTGTTCATGTCCTTATGTATACTCGGTGTGGCCGGTTTTAACATGGGATGCAGTAAAGATAAAAGCCCTGCGCCTGACAATGGTGGTGGTAACGGCAATGGTGACGGTACCAAATCGAGCTTTGTATTTGTGGTATATACAGATGGATCCGGTGGAGAAGCCGGCCGTTATATTGTGCCCATCGGAGATGTGACTAAAGGTACTTTAAGTACTAAAGGAGTGGGCGTAGAAACAGAAGCCTATTCTTTTATCCGCCAGAATAATAAACTGTTTGGTATTGTATATGCTGCGCAGGGACCTACTACGCCTTATCGCCTGAATAAGGATGGTAAACTGGAGCAGGCTGGTAATGCCATCAATACTGAATTTACCGGTATCTATGGTACGGTAAATAAAGATGCCTATGTAGGAGGTTCTGTAGCCCGTTCCAAAGATAATCCGGTAGCTACCCTGTACCGTTTTGATGCGATAAGCAACCAGGTAGCAGACCGCAGTGCGGTAGACCTGATGAAAATAACGGCCAACGGTGAAATGGCCGTATGGACAGGACTGAGCCAGGTAGATAATAAACTGTTTGTGCCTTTCTATTGCACTACCGGCGCTGATGGCGAAACGACCAAATATGTAGACAGCACCTGGATCGCGGTGTTCTCTTATCCGCAGATGGTATTCCAGAAAGTAATCCGGGATGGCCGCACTGGTTCCATCGGTAACTGGTTTGGTATGCAGGGTGTACAACATACAGAAGACGGCGACGTATATGCGTGGTCTACTGCAGGTGGTTCCGGTAAATTGCGTTCTACCAAACCTTCTGCCATCGTGCGTATTAAAAAAGGCACCGAAACTTTTGATCAAAGCTATTTCTTTGATATCGAAAAAGCCACCGGTACCAAACTGGCCCGTGGTGAATATATCGCCAACGGTAAATTCCTGATGACCTTATATGCTACCAATGAAATTGGCGGTGTATCCGGTGGCCGTGTTAAACTGGCTATTGTGGATGTACTGAATAAAACCGTTAACTATGTTAGCGGTGTACCGGAACACAATCAGATGAGCTACAATATGAAAGTATATGTAGAGGCAGATAAGAAAACAGCGTACTATGTGATGAAAGAAGATGATGGTAAACTGTATCTGTATGTGATTGATGTGGCTACCGGAAAAGGCTCCAAAGGATTATACTTCCAGGGTATTGCAGATGTAACGTCTATTACGAAATTGGATTACTAG
- a CDS encoding pyridoxal phosphate-dependent decarboxylase family protein, whose product MNPQTLRNTLPVTASDTDESLFRDIFYEGTLEEYLTALGAAGERVAGFLRNNVHPFSGIRPATLLASFKEVDFDTPLPDYDALLDEVQQLYIQHATAFHLPQYIAHLNCPVLIPALAAEVIISAINSSQDTYDQSAGGTFMERRLIDWTGEQIGYSQQCDGVFTAGGSQSNLMGLLLARDYYAVHHLHHNIKLYGCPPEAGRFRIFVSEKAHFSNHKNAGILGLGEKSIVSIPTDTRFRMDAVQLETAIRQELAQGNIPIAIVATAGTTDFGNIDPLQEIARIAREYSIWYHIDAAYGCGLLLTDKYRHLLHGAEQADSITIDYHKSFFQPISSSAFIVKDKLHLNLIKHHADYLNPPEQDYDALPAQINKSIIQSTRRFDALKLWCTLRLMGREKLGKYTEIIIETTQQAAVLIAADPEFDLLSDSDLGILVFRYHPAQTAIDLCALNQYIKQSLFFNGEIIVASTKVKGAFYLKFTILNPLTTLTHIREILAAIKVQGDNWLQQPGNIAV is encoded by the coding sequence ATGAACCCACAAACCTTACGTAACACGCTACCAGTAACTGCTTCGGACACTGATGAATCGCTGTTCCGGGATATTTTCTATGAAGGTACCCTGGAAGAATACCTGACTGCACTGGGTGCTGCCGGAGAAAGAGTAGCCGGCTTTCTGCGCAATAATGTACATCCTTTCAGCGGCATCCGGCCAGCCACTTTGCTGGCCAGTTTCAAGGAAGTAGATTTCGATACGCCGCTACCGGACTACGATGCCCTCCTCGATGAAGTGCAACAGCTATATATACAACATGCAACGGCTTTTCATCTGCCTCAATATATTGCCCACCTGAACTGTCCCGTACTGATTCCCGCACTGGCAGCAGAGGTGATTATCAGCGCCATCAATTCTTCTCAGGACACCTACGACCAGAGCGCCGGTGGCACCTTCATGGAACGTCGCCTGATAGACTGGACTGGAGAACAGATCGGTTACAGCCAGCAATGCGATGGGGTATTCACCGCAGGCGGTTCTCAAAGTAACCTGATGGGGCTACTACTGGCACGGGATTATTATGCCGTACATCATCTCCATCATAATATTAAGCTATATGGCTGCCCGCCAGAGGCTGGCCGGTTCCGGATTTTTGTTTCCGAAAAAGCACATTTCAGCAATCATAAAAATGCCGGCATACTGGGGCTGGGAGAAAAATCAATTGTGAGTATTCCTACAGATACACGTTTCCGGATGGATGCCGTACAGCTGGAAACCGCCATCCGGCAGGAACTGGCGCAAGGTAATATTCCTATTGCCATTGTTGCTACCGCCGGTACTACCGACTTCGGTAACATAGATCCATTACAGGAAATCGCCCGTATTGCCCGGGAATATAGCATCTGGTATCATATAGATGCCGCCTATGGTTGCGGGTTATTGCTCACAGACAAATACCGGCACCTCCTCCATGGCGCCGAACAGGCAGACTCTATTACCATCGACTATCATAAGTCTTTCTTTCAGCCTATCAGCAGCAGTGCTTTTATCGTGAAAGATAAACTACACCTGAACCTGATTAAACACCATGCCGACTATCTGAATCCGCCCGAACAGGATTACGATGCCTTACCGGCACAAATCAACAAATCCATTATCCAGAGTACCCGCCGGTTCGATGCCCTGAAACTATGGTGTACGCTGCGTTTGATGGGTAGGGAAAAATTAGGAAAGTATACGGAAATCATCATCGAAACCACGCAGCAGGCCGCCGTACTCATTGCGGCAGATCCTGAATTCGATCTGCTCAGCGACTCGGATCTCGGCATACTCGTATTCCGCTATCATCCGGCACAGACAGCGATTGACCTTTGCGCCCTGAATCAATATATCAAACAAAGTTTATTTTTCAACGGAGAGATTATTGTAGCCAGCACCAAAGTAAAAGGAGCATTCTACCTCAAGTTTACGATCCTGAATCCGCTCACCACGCTGACGCATATACGCGAGATACTGGCAGCGATTAAAGTACAGGGCGACAACTGGCTGCAACAGCCGGGTAATATTGCGGTCTGA
- a CDS encoding response regulator transcription factor gives MNRTIITRIMLADAQPVFREGIKRVLSDHENTFVIEEAGNIRELGPALATFHPDILILDYNPVYFDSDELNHALAVIPDCRIIIISSQQKKMDILKSLEFNVYCYLTKECRTADIHHAIHAALHGEKYFCTFVVDILLDDRKNPAAAGITAAHLTGREIEIIRLIASGKGNKEMATLLNLSGHTIHTHRRNIMKKLQLHSVAALCNFAMEKGII, from the coding sequence ATGAACAGAACAATCATAACCCGTATTATGCTGGCGGATGCTCAACCTGTTTTCAGAGAAGGTATAAAGCGTGTTTTATCCGATCACGAAAATACATTTGTGATTGAAGAAGCAGGCAATATCCGGGAGCTCGGCCCTGCATTAGCCACCTTTCACCCCGACATCCTTATCCTCGATTATAATCCCGTTTATTTTGATTCAGATGAATTGAATCACGCACTGGCTGTTATCCCTGATTGCCGGATCATCATCATCTCCAGTCAGCAGAAAAAAATGGATATACTCAAGTCGCTGGAGTTTAATGTATACTGTTATCTTACAAAAGAATGCAGAACTGCAGACATCCATCATGCCATTCATGCTGCTTTACATGGAGAAAAATACTTCTGCACTTTCGTCGTGGATATACTACTGGATGACCGGAAAAACCCCGCCGCTGCCGGCATTACGGCCGCGCATCTCACGGGCAGGGAAATAGAGATCATCCGCCTGATTGCATCCGGGAAAGGTAACAAGGAAATGGCCACGTTGCTGAACCTGAGTGGTCATACCATTCACACCCATCGCAGAAATATCATGAAAAAACTGCAGCTGCATTCTGTAGCTGCGTTGTGCAATTTCGCGATGGAGAAAGGGATTATATAA